The proteins below are encoded in one region of Aquisphaera giovannonii:
- a CDS encoding GspE/PulE family protein, which yields MDSVHSTPTPPPLKPAVPAKQEGWSPAPGAPPLSPEEEALVHALIRRGLVTSDQLRTAQQYGVERGRDLRQAILEMNLISPELLNQLAFERLAAIAGDAPGAAGGANVPVPTGPAPLSPDRTQHHRDIRKELQEMLLTAPLPEVVAQILDRAFECRATDIHFDSQETGLRVRFRIDGQLQDILFVEPQIASPMIGRLKVMANLNIVERRHAQDGRISLMHHNRPRDLRLATFPTIYGEKIVIRIHEVLTSIVGFTHLGMSQHQAELIDRLVAQPYGAVLVAGPVGAGKTSTLYNCLERINSPLRNVMTIEDPIEHRIPGVNQTQVNTQGEMGFGEGLRAMLRQDPDVIMIGEIRDDETARIGIRAALTGVLVFSTLHGSDSPSTISNLYNFGIPGYQLSSSILAIISQRLIRRICPYCRVTFPADEKVLVGLELDPDEHRGLNLHRGLGCPACFQTGYMGRTGIFEIMVVGEELRDLMFQQIPKDVLRRVAVDLGMRTLKQSAVDKILDGTTTVEEVYRVVSF from the coding sequence GTGGACTCAGTGCATTCGACCCCGACCCCTCCCCCCCTGAAGCCGGCGGTCCCGGCCAAGCAGGAAGGGTGGTCGCCCGCCCCGGGCGCCCCGCCGCTCTCCCCGGAGGAGGAGGCGCTCGTCCACGCGCTGATCCGCCGAGGGCTCGTGACGAGCGACCAGCTCCGGACGGCCCAGCAATACGGGGTGGAACGGGGCCGCGACCTCCGCCAGGCCATCCTGGAGATGAACCTGATCTCCCCGGAGCTGCTCAACCAGCTCGCCTTCGAGCGGCTGGCGGCCATCGCCGGCGACGCCCCCGGGGCCGCCGGGGGCGCGAACGTGCCGGTGCCGACGGGCCCCGCGCCGCTGTCCCCGGACCGGACGCAGCACCACCGGGACATCCGCAAGGAGCTCCAGGAGATGCTCCTGACGGCCCCCTTGCCCGAGGTCGTCGCGCAGATCCTCGACCGGGCCTTCGAATGCCGGGCCACGGACATCCACTTCGATTCCCAGGAGACGGGCCTCCGCGTCCGCTTCCGGATCGACGGCCAGCTCCAGGACATCCTGTTCGTCGAGCCCCAGATCGCCTCGCCGATGATCGGCCGCCTGAAGGTCATGGCGAACCTGAACATCGTCGAGCGCCGGCACGCCCAGGACGGCCGGATCTCGCTGATGCATCACAACAGGCCCAGGGACCTCCGCCTGGCGACGTTCCCGACGATCTACGGGGAGAAGATCGTCATCCGGATCCACGAGGTCCTCACCTCGATCGTCGGCTTCACGCACCTGGGGATGAGCCAGCACCAGGCCGAGCTGATCGACCGCCTGGTGGCCCAGCCCTACGGCGCCGTGCTCGTGGCCGGGCCCGTCGGCGCGGGCAAGACGTCCACCCTGTACAACTGCCTGGAGCGGATCAATTCGCCGCTCCGCAACGTGATGACGATCGAGGATCCGATCGAGCACCGGATCCCCGGCGTGAACCAGACCCAGGTGAACACGCAGGGGGAGATGGGCTTCGGCGAGGGCCTGCGGGCGATGCTCCGCCAGGACCCGGACGTGATCATGATCGGCGAGATCCGCGACGACGAGACCGCGCGGATCGGCATCCGCGCCGCGCTCACCGGCGTGCTCGTCTTCAGCACGCTCCACGGGTCGGACTCGCCGAGCACGATCAGCAACCTGTACAACTTCGGCATCCCGGGCTACCAGCTCTCGAGCAGCATCCTGGCGATCATCTCCCAGCGCCTGATCAGGCGGATTTGCCCCTATTGTCGGGTCACCTTCCCGGCCGATGAAAAGGTGCTGGTCGGGCTGGAGCTCGACCCGGACGAGCATCGCGGCCTCAACCTGCACCGCGGCCTCGGCTGCCCGGCGTGCTTCCAGACCGGATACATGGGGCGCACCGGCATCTTCGAGATCATGGTCGTGGGCGAGGAGCTGCGGGACCTGATGTTCCAGCAGATCCCCAAGGACGTGCTCCGGCGCGTCGCGGTGGACCTGGGGATGCGCACGCTCAAGCAGAGCGCCGTCGATAAGATCCTGGATGGGACGACGACCGTGGAAGAGGTTTACCGGGTCGTTTCGTTCTGA
- a CDS encoding HEAT repeat domain-containing protein → MRLPHSATWLVVVTGLACCAGCSGLRPHSFRKINHPAPLMRARAVSLAESEPNATAVPVLIGHLNDPDPVVRLAANEELKRRTGRDFKFQSWAAPEERAAGVSRWKAWLTGKPDAQRAAEVQRSTAPPRKSMPRPSPQGEPSP, encoded by the coding sequence GTGAGGCTCCCTCATTCCGCGACATGGCTGGTGGTCGTGACGGGCCTCGCCTGCTGCGCGGGGTGCAGCGGGTTGCGGCCGCACAGTTTCCGGAAGATCAACCACCCGGCGCCCCTGATGAGGGCGAGGGCCGTGAGCCTCGCCGAGTCGGAGCCCAACGCGACGGCGGTCCCGGTCCTGATCGGGCACCTCAACGATCCCGACCCGGTGGTCCGGCTGGCGGCCAATGAGGAGCTGAAGAGGCGGACCGGCCGGGACTTCAAGTTCCAGTCCTGGGCGGCTCCCGAGGAAAGGGCCGCGGGGGTCAGCCGATGGAAGGCCTGGCTGACCGGGAAGCCGGACGCGCAGAGGGCCGCGGAGGTCCAGCGGAGCACCGCGCCGCCGCGGAAGAGCATGCCGCGGCCGTCGCCGCAGGGAGAGCCGTCGCCATGA
- a CDS encoding flagellar biosynthesis anti-sigma factor FlgM encodes MEIFGAGGTQGPQPIYPRLAAFSVDAGQTVHAGAPRDHVEISPLGQMLDGISRLPEIRHEKVEEIRRQIASGAYETPEKLELALDRMMDEMMGR; translated from the coding sequence ATGGAAATCTTCGGTGCAGGGGGGACGCAGGGCCCTCAGCCTATCTACCCGCGGCTGGCCGCTTTCAGCGTGGACGCCGGACAGACGGTGCACGCCGGGGCGCCCCGAGACCACGTCGAGATCTCCCCGCTGGGGCAGATGCTGGACGGCATCAGCCGGCTGCCGGAGATCCGGCACGAGAAGGTGGAGGAGATCCGCCGCCAGATCGCGTCCGGGGCCTACGAGACGCCGGAGAAGCTGGAGCTGGCGCTCGACCGGATGATGGACGAGATGATGGGGCGCTGA
- a CDS encoding ABC transporter permease, which produces MTSTTAAGRVAGRDPRAGGPGLPLPLELIGLVGRAVVAVPAYMGGLALLLMASAASLVRFRRRCSQAAPFWATMKGELGWLLGVGGPLVALVHVGMGSSLSLQAYFGSTFVDGTGAVVGVGLLRNMATQMTGMTMAGLLALRFIPGLVGVRRRAGEIEPEDRGRFMGAVAAPRLAAAALATMLLSFWGFLVGSFVGWKSAGTMMGLSTNMYFLFFFRMIWFRDVIGLIVKGLAFGLAGATVCCFEGLRAGDAARDGIGMSAADAGTKADDRGPDASEALSGRLVRAACLSMVSMLILNMTWFLMVYHAVPVFGPSLLQPPSP; this is translated from the coding sequence ATGACGTCCACCACCGCCGCGGGCCGGGTGGCCGGCCGGGACCCCCGGGCGGGCGGCCCGGGACTGCCCCTGCCGCTGGAGCTGATCGGCCTGGTCGGGCGGGCCGTGGTCGCGGTCCCCGCCTACATGGGCGGGCTGGCGCTTCTCCTCATGGCCTCGGCCGCATCCCTGGTCCGCTTCCGCCGGCGGTGCTCCCAGGCGGCGCCGTTCTGGGCGACGATGAAGGGCGAGCTCGGCTGGCTGCTCGGGGTGGGGGGGCCTCTCGTCGCGCTCGTCCACGTGGGGATGGGGTCGTCGCTCTCGCTCCAGGCCTACTTCGGCAGCACGTTCGTGGACGGCACCGGCGCCGTGGTGGGCGTCGGCCTCCTGAGGAACATGGCGACGCAGATGACCGGGATGACGATGGCGGGGCTGCTCGCCCTGCGGTTCATCCCGGGCCTGGTCGGCGTGCGTCGTCGGGCCGGGGAGATCGAGCCCGAGGACCGGGGCCGGTTCATGGGGGCGGTCGCCGCGCCCCGGCTGGCGGCGGCGGCGCTGGCGACGATGCTGCTCTCGTTCTGGGGATTCCTCGTGGGGAGCTTCGTCGGTTGGAAGTCGGCCGGCACGATGATGGGGCTGTCCACGAACATGTACTTCCTCTTCTTCTTCCGGATGATCTGGTTCCGCGACGTGATCGGCCTGATCGTCAAGGGGCTCGCCTTCGGGCTGGCCGGGGCGACGGTCTGCTGCTTCGAGGGCCTCCGCGCCGGGGACGCGGCTCGCGACGGCATCGGCATGTCCGCAGCGGACGCGGGTACGAAAGCGGATGACCGCGGGCCGGACGCCTCGGAGGCCCTCTCCGGCCGGCTGGTGCGGGCGGCGTGTCTCTCGATGGTGTCGATGCTCATCCTGAACATGACCTGGTTCCTCATGGTGTATCACGCGGTGCCGGTCTTCGGCCCGTCGCTGCTCCAGCCGCCTTCTCCGTGA
- a CDS encoding MlaD family protein — translation MSARRTTMRDVVVGLVVLAAVGGLLALMGKASDGPGFLARQKTVDVIFRDGQGIRVGSPVRVAGLDAGNVVDLDLVKVKDVLCARVRISLPANLLEKLPQDSKISISPGLTGMSHVNIVAAGQSQATLTPGQQVWGVESSFFDPIIEQVGLGPVERSHLSHTIAEVRETVDTVGPKLRQVLTTLSDTTSNLKGLSDSIRPAVENTIGHVEDLSRRIAANGAKIESTLARVESITRQADGILAENRENVAATVGSVRNIAASVDDVIVKDRVKVEKLLDGADMTRARADRVLYRADLIAEQAVQIVTHNRADIERSIANVRDATDWGNKLVQKIFSNPFVLSPFYKPNNEDLRVQAVYDAAQVWTKGAQEFNDAVKELAAVQAQAKTPEQQQEVAALQAKAMAMADRLNMTSAALADGLKRPASTSRRLR, via the coding sequence ATGAGCGCTCGGCGGACGACGATGCGGGACGTGGTCGTGGGCCTGGTGGTCCTGGCGGCCGTCGGGGGGCTGCTCGCCCTGATGGGCAAGGCCAGCGACGGGCCGGGCTTCCTGGCGCGGCAGAAGACCGTGGACGTGATCTTCCGGGATGGCCAGGGCATCCGCGTCGGCAGCCCGGTCCGCGTGGCCGGCCTGGACGCGGGGAACGTCGTGGACCTGGACCTCGTGAAGGTGAAGGACGTGCTCTGCGCCCGGGTCCGCATCTCCCTGCCGGCGAACCTGCTGGAGAAGCTGCCGCAGGACTCCAAGATCTCGATCAGCCCCGGCCTCACGGGCATGAGCCACGTCAACATCGTCGCCGCCGGGCAATCGCAGGCGACGCTCACCCCCGGGCAGCAGGTCTGGGGCGTGGAGAGCTCGTTCTTCGACCCGATCATCGAGCAGGTGGGGCTGGGGCCCGTGGAGCGCAGCCACCTGTCGCACACGATCGCCGAGGTGCGGGAGACGGTCGACACGGTCGGCCCGAAGCTCCGCCAGGTGCTGACGACGCTCTCGGACACCACGAGCAACCTGAAGGGCCTGAGCGACTCCATCCGGCCGGCCGTCGAGAACACGATCGGGCACGTGGAGGACCTCTCGCGGCGGATCGCCGCCAACGGGGCGAAGATCGAGTCCACGCTGGCGAGGGTCGAGTCGATCACCCGCCAGGCGGACGGCATCCTCGCGGAGAACCGCGAGAACGTCGCCGCGACCGTGGGGTCGGTCCGGAACATCGCGGCGTCGGTGGACGACGTCATCGTCAAGGACCGGGTGAAGGTGGAGAAGCTCCTCGACGGCGCGGACATGACCCGGGCGAGGGCCGACCGCGTGCTCTACCGTGCGGACCTGATCGCGGAGCAGGCGGTCCAGATCGTCACCCACAACCGGGCGGACATCGAGCGGTCGATCGCGAACGTCCGCGACGCCACCGATTGGGGGAACAAGCTCGTCCAGAAGATCTTCTCCAACCCGTTCGTGCTGAGCCCGTTCTACAAGCCCAACAATGAAGACCTCCGCGTGCAGGCGGTCTACGACGCGGCCCAGGTGTGGACGAAGGGCGCGCAGGAGTTCAACGACGCGGTGAAGGAGCTGGCCGCGGTGCAGGCCCAGGCGAAGACGCCGGAGCAGCAGCAGGAGGTGGCCGCCCTCCAGGCGAAGGCCATGGCGATGGCGGACCGGCTGAACATGACCTCCGCCGCCCTCGCGGACGGCCTGAAGAGGCCGGCGAGCACCTCGCGGCGGCTGCGGTAG
- a CDS encoding PIG-L deacetylase family protein, whose protein sequence is MNARAMTARAAARVLGALAVLLALAPPPALAADPKPLRVIVFGAHPDDCELAAGGTAARWAGLGYKVKFVSVTNGDIGHHQIAGAPLARRRAAEVKRCAKILGIETEVLDIHDGELMPTLENRRTLTRKIREWQADVVISPRTNDYHPDHRYTAVLVQDAAFMVIVPSFCPDVPSLRKNPVFLYCEDNFQKPNPFSPDVVVPLDPVMEKKVACYDALESQFYEWNPWLFNYLDQVPSDREGRLAFSRKRMEGRAAATADRFRGKLVELLGPDGGKAVKFAEAFEVCEYGSQPSKEELMAIFPFFGKP, encoded by the coding sequence ATGAACGCACGAGCGATGACGGCCCGCGCGGCCGCCCGCGTCCTCGGGGCACTGGCCGTGCTCCTCGCCCTCGCCCCGCCGCCGGCCCTGGCCGCGGATCCGAAGCCCCTCCGGGTCATCGTCTTCGGGGCCCACCCCGACGATTGCGAGCTGGCCGCGGGCGGGACGGCCGCGCGCTGGGCCGGGCTCGGCTACAAGGTCAAGTTCGTGAGCGTCACCAACGGCGACATCGGCCATCACCAGATCGCCGGCGCGCCGCTCGCCCGCCGGCGGGCCGCGGAGGTCAAGCGGTGCGCGAAGATCCTGGGCATCGAGACCGAAGTCCTGGATATCCACGATGGCGAGCTGATGCCGACGCTCGAGAATCGCCGCACCCTCACCCGCAAGATCCGCGAGTGGCAGGCCGACGTCGTCATCTCGCCCCGCACCAACGACTACCATCCCGACCACCGCTACACCGCCGTCCTCGTGCAGGACGCGGCCTTCATGGTGATCGTCCCGAGCTTCTGCCCTGACGTCCCGTCGCTCCGCAAGAACCCGGTCTTCCTCTACTGCGAGGACAACTTCCAGAAGCCCAACCCGTTCTCCCCGGACGTCGTCGTCCCGCTCGACCCGGTCATGGAGAAGAAGGTGGCCTGCTACGACGCGCTCGAGTCCCAGTTCTACGAATGGAATCCCTGGCTCTTCAACTACCTGGACCAGGTGCCGTCCGACCGGGAGGGACGGCTGGCCTTCAGCCGGAAGCGGATGGAAGGCCGGGCCGCCGCCACCGCCGACCGGTTCCGCGGCAAGCTGGTGGAGCTCCTCGGCCCGGACGGCGGGAAGGCCGTGAAGTTCGCCGAGGCCTTCGAGGTCTGCGAGTACGGCAGCCAACCCTCGAAGGAGGAGCTCATGGCTATCTTCCCCTTCTTCGGCAAGCCGTGA